From Candidatus Thermoplasmatota archaeon, the proteins below share one genomic window:
- a CDS encoding nascent polypeptide-associated complex protein, which yields MFPGGRGMNAKQLARMMKQMGIEVEDLEDVQEVVIRTADKEYVFDSAEVTIMRSQGTETWQVVGEPEERPRGSAAPAAPAKPAFTEEDVDLVASQAGVDKAAARKALEATGGAPAEAILKLVEGK from the coding sequence ATGTTCCCCGGCGGCCGCGGGATGAACGCGAAGCAGCTCGCTCGGATGATGAAGCAGATGGGCATCGAGGTCGAGGACCTCGAGGACGTCCAGGAAGTCGTCATCCGGACCGCGGACAAGGAGTACGTGTTCGACTCGGCCGAGGTCACGATCATGCGGAGCCAGGGCACCGAGACGTGGCAGGTCGTCGGCGAGCCCGAGGAGCGTCCGCGCGGCTCGGCCGCGCCCGCAGCCCCCGCGAAGCCGGCGTTCACCGAGGAGGACGTGGACCTCGTCGCGTCGCAGGCGGGCGTGGACAAGGCGGCGGCCCGCAAGGCCCTCGAGGCGACGGGCGGCGCGCCCGCCGAGGCCATCCTGAAGCTCGTGGAAGGAAAGTGA